Proteins co-encoded in one Tautonia rosea genomic window:
- a CDS encoding POT-type proton-dependent oligopeptide transporter, with the protein MSSAADASGASRRGLLGYLAHHPKGFWFIFWGELAERSSYYGMRAILLLYMSTQLGLGDQMASFAMSQFIAAAYFLPLVGGYIADNYFGKYWTIVGFSIPYILGHVILGVESVPFLIIALALLAMGSGVIKPNISTLMGLTYDQKRPGEEQLRSDAFAMYYAAINIGSAISTFMLPFLRDQYGYAIAFLFPAVLMAVAFVFFAAGKKHYAVEVIDRTPPSPEEKLQRRQVIRRIFGLFFVICFFWSIFDQQASTWTFFARDLLDLSLFGVTLAPDAVQAFNPVFVLTLLPIVTLGWRGLAAWGYPLRATDKMLVGFVFTALSMAMMAVPAWMAHQTVDRLSQDGAHFVLFDDEATPEVAEIAERGGGYSIVHTVADVQALELDGSPQVVYVPQLPLSPEGIYANYISDGYDFITLSDKADLALKLQLNRTESPTNRVARVQSVEEVATLEIEPGAERVAMLGAGDLGTGASEALVGAIEERYPGIVRPGVGGPELVEAVTKRYQGAIELPKPSVIWQILAYVIVTVAELCISVVGLELAFTAAPKSMKGFITGCFLLTVFFANQLNAVITPQYPKMPAYVFFILMAVMMIPVSMAFLLIARRFNRSVERLKAEEASHHDSEGNPPEGPIEGHVPPGD; encoded by the coding sequence ATGAGCAGTGCGGCAGACGCGAGTGGAGCCTCGCGCCGGGGACTCCTCGGCTACCTGGCTCACCATCCGAAGGGGTTCTGGTTCATCTTCTGGGGAGAGCTGGCCGAGCGGAGCAGCTACTACGGCATGAGGGCCATCCTCTTGCTGTACATGTCGACCCAGCTCGGCCTGGGAGACCAGATGGCCAGCTTCGCGATGAGCCAGTTCATCGCCGCAGCGTATTTTCTGCCCCTGGTCGGGGGGTACATCGCTGACAACTATTTCGGCAAGTACTGGACGATTGTCGGATTTTCGATTCCTTATATTCTCGGCCATGTGATTCTTGGGGTCGAGAGCGTGCCGTTTCTCATCATCGCCTTGGCCTTGCTGGCGATGGGAAGCGGGGTGATCAAGCCAAACATCTCGACCTTGATGGGTTTGACCTACGATCAGAAACGTCCGGGAGAGGAACAACTGCGAAGCGACGCCTTCGCCATGTACTACGCGGCGATCAACATCGGATCGGCGATCTCGACCTTCATGCTGCCGTTTCTCCGAGATCAGTACGGCTATGCAATCGCCTTCCTGTTCCCGGCGGTCTTGATGGCCGTGGCGTTCGTCTTCTTCGCGGCGGGGAAGAAGCATTACGCGGTGGAGGTGATCGACCGGACGCCGCCAAGTCCGGAAGAGAAACTTCAGCGCCGGCAGGTGATTCGGCGGATTTTCGGCCTCTTTTTTGTCATCTGCTTCTTCTGGAGCATTTTCGATCAGCAGGCGAGCACCTGGACCTTCTTCGCGAGAGACCTGCTCGACCTGAGCCTCTTCGGTGTGACGCTCGCTCCCGACGCCGTGCAGGCGTTCAACCCGGTCTTCGTTTTGACGCTCTTACCGATCGTGACCCTCGGCTGGCGAGGGTTGGCCGCGTGGGGCTATCCGCTTCGGGCGACCGACAAGATGCTCGTTGGCTTTGTCTTCACGGCCCTGAGCATGGCGATGATGGCCGTTCCGGCGTGGATGGCGCACCAGACGGTCGATCGACTCTCGCAGGACGGGGCGCACTTCGTTCTCTTTGACGACGAGGCAACCCCCGAGGTGGCCGAGATCGCTGAGCGAGGGGGAGGATACTCGATTGTTCATACGGTCGCCGATGTGCAAGCGCTCGAGCTGGACGGCTCGCCGCAGGTGGTGTACGTGCCCCAGCTTCCGTTGTCTCCTGAAGGGATATATGCCAATTACATCTCCGACGGGTACGACTTCATCACGCTGAGCGACAAGGCCGATCTGGCCCTGAAGCTTCAGTTGAATCGGACCGAATCGCCGACGAACCGGGTCGCTCGGGTTCAGTCGGTGGAGGAGGTGGCGACCCTGGAGATCGAGCCGGGAGCCGAGCGGGTGGCGATGCTCGGCGCGGGGGATCTAGGAACGGGAGCCTCCGAGGCACTTGTCGGGGCGATTGAAGAGCGCTATCCGGGGATTGTTCGTCCCGGAGTTGGCGGGCCGGAGCTGGTTGAGGCGGTGACGAAGCGGTATCAAGGGGCGATCGAACTGCCCAAGCCGTCCGTGATCTGGCAGATTCTTGCCTATGTGATTGTGACGGTGGCGGAGTTATGCATCTCGGTTGTCGGCCTGGAGCTGGCCTTCACGGCCGCGCCGAAGTCGATGAAGGGGTTCATCACCGGCTGCTTCCTGCTGACGGTCTTCTTTGCCAATCAGCTGAACGCCGTGATTACGCCGCAGTACCCGAAGATGCCGGCGTATGTCTTCTTCATTCTGATGGCCGTGATGATGATTCCCGTGTCGATGGCCTTCCTCTTGATTGCTCGACGGTTCAACCGATCGGTCGAGCGGTTAAAGGCTGAGGAAGCCTCGCATCACGACTCGGAAGGAAACCCGCCCGAAGGGCCGATCGAGGGGCACGTTCCGCCGGGAGATTGA